In Myxococcales bacterium, the genomic window GCATGATCTACCGCCCGGTGCGGGAGCGTGATCCCAAGCAGGTGATCGAGACGGTCGAGCGCGCGCTGGAAAAGAGCGGCCAGGACGAGGTCAGCCTGACGGCCCTCTCGACCGCCGACGTGAGCTCCATTTCACCGCTGATCCGCGATCTCACTGCGCGCACCGCGCCGGAGCGGATCAGCCTGGGGGTGGCATCACTGCGTGCGTATGGCCTCGCGGAAGAGGTGCTCGACGACATGCGGCAGGTGCGCGCCTCGGGCCTGACCTTCGCACCCGAGGCCGGCACTCAGCGCATGCGGGACGTGATCAACAAGAACGTCACCGAAGCGCAACTGCTCGAGACGGCGCAGCGAGTTTTTTCCCGGGGCTTCGACAAGATGAAGCTCTACTTCATCTGCGGGCTGCCGACCGAGACCGAGGAGGACGTGCTCGGGATCATCGAGGTGGGCAAGAACGCTCTCGCGGTGGGAAAACGAACCGGCGCTCGGCCCAAGGTCACGGTCAGCGTCTCGGTGCACGTGCCCAAGCCGCACACGCCGTTTCAGTGGTGCGCGATGGATACCGAGGACCAAATCGCGGAGAAACAACGGCTCCTGCGCGACGCGGCCCGTGAGGTGCGTGGGCTGAAGTTGCGCATGCACGAGGCAGGCTCGAGCTTCCTCGAGGCGGTGATCGCGCGGGGGGATCGGCGTCTGGGCGCTGTGATCGAACACGCCTATCGCGCGGGCGCGCGCTTCGATAGCTGGGAGGGACGTGTGCAGCTCGACCACTGGCGCGCCGCGTTCACGGCCCACGAGGTCGACCTCGCGCGTTACCTCGGCACCCTGCCGGTGACGGCCCGTCTGCCATGGGATCACATCGATGTCGGGCTAGAGGACGGCTTTCTGGCTCGCGAGTACCGAAAGAGCCTGCACAGTCGCCTGAGCCCACCGTGTGGCAAGGCCAAGGGCATGTTCGTACACCACGCAAACTTGAAGGATGCCGACGCCGATGCTCGGCGCCTGGTCTGCTACGACTGCGGCATTGCGTGTGATCTGAGCGCGATGCGCGACGAGCGGCTCGGGTTTTTACGCGAGCTGGGCGCGCTCGAACCCGAGCAGCGCACGCGGTTGCCGCTGGTCTCGAACGCCGAGCGCCGCAAGAACCAGCCCGAGACCTATCGTCCCGTCCGGCCGGGCAACCCTCCGGCACGCTGGCGGCTCTCGTTCGCGAAGACGGGCGCGGCCGCGCTGCTCGGTCATCTCGATCTCATGCGGGAGATGCCGCGGGTGATTCGGCGGGCCGGTGTCAAGACGGCCTACACGGCCGGCTTCCATCCCAAACCCGACGTGAGCTTCGGACCCGCCTTGTCGCTCGGCGTTGCGAGTCTGGACGAGTACGTCGACGTGAAGTTGATCGACGCGCCGGCGCCAGCAGAGCTGCTCGCGCAGTTGAATGAGGCGGCGGCGGGCGGGCTCTTCTTCACGGGGGCAGTGCAGCTCGGGCCGAACGACCCCGGCGTGTGCAAGATCCTCGACGGCGCGCGCTACGTCGTCGGCCTGGCGGAGGACGCGGTGCAAGCGATTGGCGGCCGTCCCGAGGTCGAGGAGCGCGTGCGGACCTTTCTGGCGCAGACCGAGCACCGCGTGCGTCGCGAGATCGAGGGCGTCGGCAAGATGGTCGACGTGCGCGCCTTCGTCGAGAGCCTGGAGGTCGACGGTGACGGGGCGCGGGCCGCCCTCGCGCGGGCGGGGATCGTCGGCCGGACCCTGGCGCTCGAGGTCAGAGTGGTCTTCTCCCAGAGTGGAGCTGCGAAGGTGTCGGAGGTCGTTCAGGCAGTGCTCGGCGACGCGCAGTTTCCGTTCGTGGCCGTGAGAGTCACACTCACAGGCGGTGGGCGTTCGCCCCTCGACCTGGCTCCCCACAGGAAGCCACCTCGCACCGAAGCACCACTGACGGTGCCCTTCGAAGCCGAGTGAGCGAAGTCCGAAGGCGCTGGCAGCCAGCGCTCAGATTTTCAGCGGCGGGCAGTTCGTGACCCCGCCGGCGAGGCGCGAAATGCCTCGCCGGAAAGCGCGCGCTCGCTTACTTCGTCAGCAGCTTGAACTCGATGCGCCTGTTCTTCTGTTTGCCCTTTGCGGTCTTGTTGTCCGCGATGGGCTCGTTCGGACCTGCGCCGCGCGTCTCGATGCGGGAATCGGCGATGCTCTTGTCAGTGAAGTACTTCTTCACCGAGTTGGCGCGGTCCAGGGACAGCTGGGTGTTCTTCTCGTCCGTGCCGACGTTGTCGGTGTGACCGCTGATCTCGATCCGCAACGACTCGTATGCAAGCAGCACCTTCAGCGCCGCGTCGAGCTTGGGCGTCGACTTCGCGCGGATGGTCGCCTTGCCGGTGTCGAACTCGATGCCCTCGATCACACCCGTGAACTTCTTGACCTCCGCGGGGATCTCGTCGGGACAGCCGTCCGCGTCTTCGAAGCCGTTCTTGGTCTCGGGCTCCTTCGGGCACTTGTCGTTCGGGTCGAGAATGCCGTCCTTGTCGGGGTCGTTGTCCGGGCAACCATCCGGCGCCACCCCGGGCTCGTTCGGGCACTTGTCCATCGGATCGAGGATGCCGTCCTTGTCGGGATCCTTGTCGGGGCAACCGTCCGGCGCGATGCCTGGCTCGGTCGGGCACTTGTCTTGCGGGTCGATGAACCCGTCCTTGTCGGAGTCGGGCGGCGGGCAGCCGTCCGGCGCCACACCGGCCACCGTCGGGCACTTGTCTCCTGGATCGATAAAGCCGTCACCGTCCGTGTCCTTCGGCGGGGCCTGCGGCGTCTCTTTTTTGGAGAGCCCCAGCGTTCCGTACAAACCCAGGAGCACCTCGGGATGGTGCGTCTGATCTCCGTCCGCCCCGTTGTCCTTCTGCGTCAGGTTGTCGCGAAGGTCGAAGCGAACGCCGATGGACGGGGTCAGGGGAACCTTGACGCCGGCACCGAAATGGAAGGCCGGATCGTAGTCCTTTCCCATGGAGTCGCTGTTGGCGCCCAGGCTGCCGAAGCCGAGCAACGCGAACGGAGTGACACTGCCCATCGGCATCTGCCCGACCGCCTGCGCGCGGAGCGCCCGACCGCTGGCCTTGCCACCGTTCTCGTCCTTGGTCGGCATGAACCCGGCCTCGAGCTCGAGGCCGACGAAGCGCACCGGGTAATAACCCACACGCACACCGATCTCCGGCGCCACACTCTTCAGCTTCAAGTGCGGGCGTTTGCCGGCCTCGGTGTCGGCGTCCTCGAAGTTGTGGCTGCTGCTCGGAAAGAACGCTCCCGCGAACAGACCTGCCTCGATGTAGTTGTCATCGCCGTGTTCTTCCGTCGTCGCCAGGTTCACCCCACCCGAGGACGCGGAGCCATCGGCAGCCGCTTGAGCGAGCCCCACGCTCGACCATGTGCTCGTGGCCGCAACGGCCCATGCAACAAGAGTCAACTTCCGCATGTTGTGTCCCTTTCCTGAAGCGGCCCGCACGCTAACTCATTTGCCGGCGCGGCGGCAGGGTCGCAGCCCTCACACTTTCGCCCGAGCGGCCGGACGGCCAGGCTCAGCGCGAACGCGGTCCCGGCGCCGGGACCGTGAATCCGCGCGCGGCTGCCGCGTCTTGGAGCCGCTTCACGCGACTGATCTCGTCGGAAGTACCTGCCAAAGAAAGCTCAGAAATCGCGGAGAAATAGGTCTCGAGCAACGCCCCGGTGGCCGGCGTTCCGGCAAACAACGCCCGCTCGAACAGATCGACGGTACGGGCGCTCATGAGACGTCCCCTGCGGCGATGCTCCTCGACGGTCCAGTCCAGGTAACGCCCTTCGCCGGAGGCCTCTCCAAAGCTCAGCGCCAGCACGGAGACACGCTCGAGGGCCGCGGCCTGCATGGGTCGGTGCCCGAGCTCGAGCAGACCCAAGAGCGGGTCCACGAAGCGCCGCGCGTCATCGACGCGACGCTTGTCGAGCAGCTCGATCACCTGATCGTAGACCATGTCGACGGGGGTCTCCTGCCGCGTCGCCGCTTCGGGAGACGACGCATCGGCGATGAGCACCTCGTTGAGCTGTATTTCCGGCGAGGTCGTCGCCGACTGGCGCCCGCGCCGCATCGGCCGAAGGCGGCGGAGCTCGAACTCTTCGGCGCCGACGCGGAGCTTGCTTCCTACCGGCATACGCAACGGATGCTGCACGAGCTTGCCGTCGAGCCAGGTGCCGTTGCTGCTGCCGAGATCCTCGAGCTCGACCACGTCGTGGCTGACGACGAGTCGCACGTGACGCCGCGAGACGTTGGGATCGTCGACGATCTGGATCTCCGCGTCAGAAGCGCGACCCACGACGTAACGCCCTGGCTCGAGCCCAACGGAGCGGTGGGCAGACACCAACCAAAATGGCGCGTTCGGAGCCGCACCGAAGCCCGATCTTGAAGCGCCGCTCACTGTTCACCGGATACCACGCCGGCGTCGCGCCTGCAGCGCCGATGTGAGGCCGGGTGCGGACGTCGCAACCGGCTGCTTTCGCGAAAGAAGACGCGCGGCCGGCGAGCCCTCAACGCTTGCGCAGAATGCGCTTCAGCTTGCGCGCCAGGACGTCCGGCGCGACGGGAGCCGCCAGCACGTCTGCGGCGCCGGCCTCGATCAGCCGGCGCATGGCGCTGGTGTCGAGCACCTGCAGCACGATCAGCACGGGCGTGGTGCCCACCATCGCCGACAACGCGGCGATTGCTTCGTCGGTCGAGGCGCCATCATACACGATGACATCGGCGTTCGTGGGTTCGATGACACGGGCGTGGGAGACGGAGAGCCCCTGAGCCGCCAGCCCGGTGGCGAGACCAGGATCGGCCAGCAGGGAGCCCGCGCGGGCGACGATCGAGACCCGACCCGCCGGACTAGTGGCCGCGCCTGAGATCTCTGCGGTCGCAGCGCTGTTCCAGGCGGGAACACGCTCTGCCCGAGCCCCGCCGGGCATTTCCTCTTTGCGTGATGGAAGACGGACGGCGCTTGCGTCGGGATCAACGGCTTCGAGCAGACGAGCACGCGTGGTCAGCGCGTCCGCGGGACGCTGGTGCGGGTGTTTGGACAGGAGCTCCAGGCGCAGCCGCTCGAGCAACGGCGGCACGGGCTCGGCCTGGGGCGGTCGGTCGAGGGGCGGGGGCGGCATGAACAAGTGCTGAGAAATGGTCTCGATCGCGCTCGGGGCCTCGAACGGCGGCCGCCCCTGCAACAGCTCCGTCAGGAGGCAGCCGAAGGCGTAGAGATCGGTGCTCGGTCCCACCGCCAGCGAACGACTCTGTTCGGGGCTCATGTACGCCGGCGTTCCCGCCACCATGTCTTTGCGCGTGAGTGTGGGCTGGTCTTTTGTCGGATCTTCGACGTGGGCCAGACCGAAGTCGACGACCTTTGCGACCTGGCGATCCTGAGCGTCGCGCGACAAGATCACGTTCTCGGGTTTGAGATCGCGGTGCACGATGCCGTGGCGGTGCGCGGCGTCCAGGCCGTCGAGGATGTCGACGCAGATGGGGACCAGCAGCGACAACGCCGGAAGCTCGGCACAGTGAGCGAGCCACTCGTCGAGCGCCTGCCCGTTGATGAGCTCCATCACCAGAAAGAAGGTCTGCTCGTGCTGACCGAAATCGATGAGCCGCACGATGTTCGGATGACTCAAGATCAACGCGGCCCGCGCCTCGCGCCGGAACCGCTCGACGTATTCCGCCTGCGCCGCGACGTGCGGGTGCATGAGCTTCACGGCGACCTGCACACCGAGGTCGACCTGCTCGGCGGCCCAGACACTGCCCATTCCACCTTGACCGAGCAGGCGTGTGAGTCGGTACTTTCCGGCGAGGGTCGTGCCCACTGCGGTCGCGGGTGGCGGCAAGCTGTCCGCCGGATTCGACAGCATCGTCTCGGCTTCTTGCTGTAAACGCCGGGCGGGAGTGACGGGCTGAAACCCCGGGGGGCCAGCTGGTTTTTTCTCGTCGTCCGTCATCGCGCGCGGAGTCCCAGCGCGAGCTGTCCGATCACGTGACCGCCGGCGTCGTCCCAGGGTGACGCGCGTAGCGCGACGCCGCCAAACACACGCCGCCCGAACTCCGCTCCCAGCGTCAAACCTCCGCGGCCCACGACGGCGTCATCCACCGTGTCGACGACCGCGTGACCGTCGACGACCGCGTAGAGACGCGCCCACTCGTTGACCTCGTAACCTCCACCACCGAGCAAGTAGCCCTGGGCATCGGGCGCCGGCCGGCGGTCCACGGAGTATTCGAGCGGCGCCCGGCCACCAAGGTTCACGAGCCACTGAAACCGATCGGCAAAACCTCCCGCTGCGAAGCCGAGACCGACCCGCGAGGGCGGGCTGAGCGCCGTCATGGGCAGACCCACTTGCAGGGCCGGACCGAGGCTGACGTTGTCGTTCGAGATCGGTCGCCAGTGCAACGTCAACCACGCAGCGCTGTCGGCGGCCACGCCATCGAGCTCGGAGGTGGTGACCAGGCCATCGAAGCCAAAGCTGCCCAGCGAGCCCGACGCGCGCGTCGCGAGCTGCGAGCCAAAGCGTCCAGCTTCGGAGTAACCCGTCGCGCTCACGGAAGCGGCATCATCCGGAACCGGCGCCCACCACACGACATTGGTCACCGGTGAAGGTTGTACGAGCGCCGCGCTCGGCCCGAGCACCCGGCGAGGCGCAGATGGCAGCGCTGCTTTGGCCGGCGCGCCGGGCGGCGTCACCGGGGTCTCCCCGAGCACGCGGCCGCGCGAATCCAGGATCTGAACGTTCAGCGGCTCGCTGCCCGCGCTCGCGCCGCTGAGCTCGGCGACCCACACGGCGCCCTCGGCCCTGAGCCGCTGCCGCAGCCATTTTCCTGCGCTGGACACGCGCGCTTCGGGTGCCATGCGCCCGGCAACGTCCACGCCATCGACACCACTCAGCGCGACGCTGACGTGGATTGTGCCTGCCTGATCGAGCTTCGCCTGCGCGCTGACCCCGGGCTCACGGTACCGCACCTCGTAGCGCGAGCTCTCGCTCGAGCCGCGCAACCGGAGTGCGATGGACTTGGGCGTGAGTCGCAGCACGTCGATTCGATTCGGCACCTTACCGAAGGGTGAGTCGTCCATCGAAAGCTCGAGGCCGTCGAAGCCTCCGAGGCCGAGCGAAGCGTAGGGGCTGAGCTCGATCACACCACCTTTGATGTTGCCTTGACTGCCTTCGACGCGCGCTTCGGCCAGCACCACTCGGCGCGTCTCCGAGGCCAACCCGAGAAAGTCGTCCGTGTCGATCACTCGTACGCGAAGAAAGTAGGCCGCGGGCGGCAGGCGCTCGGCGCGAAACGCACGTACTTCGCTCGGGACTTCCTCGCGCGCAACGAGCTCCTTGAAGTCTGCGTCCTTGGCTAGCTCCACGCGATACGAACGCGCCTTGTCCACGCCATCCCAACCCGCGGTCAGCACGAGCGCGCCCGGCGGGCCGAGCACGGTTCCGGATGCGGTCGATGCCTGCCACTTCGGGCCGGGGGGTAGCGGGCGCGGCGGCTCGGGCGCCTTGTCCTTCACGAACGCGGTGCCGAAGTTGGTCGGGATGTCCACGCTCTTCTTGGCGGACGCCACCTTAGCCGTGCCGTCGAAGACGCTGACGGTTGCGCGTTTCTCCTTCGCGCGCACCGCAGTGTCGCGGGAGTTTGCCGTCACTCGGCCACCCTGGGTCGCCACCTCGATGGGTTTTCCGCGCAGAGCCGCGAGCCCGGCTTGAAGCTCACCGCTGTCGAGCTCCACCATGGGGGGTGTCTTCGAGACCGCGGTGTTCTTGGCTGTCCCGTAGATGATCACGAGGGTGTGCTCGGCCAGCACGACCCGCGTGCGATCGACGAACAGGATGTCCGCGCGAGCCTTGTCCAGCGTGTTGACGCTGTGGTTCTTGTACAGAGCCATGCCCGACGCGGCCTCTTGCCAGGCCCCGCCCGGAGGGCGCGCCTTCACGTCGGGGTAGATCGAGCGCAGGCGCGCGCTGGGTAGATCGGTGACCTTCGCGGGCAACACCAGGGTCAACCCATCCGGGAGCGGCTTGCCATTGGCGCAGCTGACCGAGTTGTAACGTTCGAGCAGCGCCTTGTGCTTGGCGGAGCCGTACAGCGCCGACGCGATGTCCGCGCACGTCTCCTTGCTCTTGGTCGTCCAGTGTACGACCCGCTCGGGGTAACCCGGCGTTGCGTCCTCGGCGCGAACCTCGCCCGCCGCCGTGATCACGGCAACGAGCAGAGACAGCGTCGTTACCGCTCTCAACCTCCGCTCAGACATCCGCCACGTCCAATCTCAGTTCGAAGACCGCCGTCGCCGCCTTGCGTCCCGTGAGCTGATGGGGTCCGAGCGCTTTGAGCTCGAACTCGTCACCCGCCAGCTCCACGGTGCGCTCGGCGACCAAGATCTGGTTCGGATTTGCGATCGCCTCGAGGCGCGCCGCGACGTTCACCACGTCGCCGACCACCGTGTACTCCATGCGTTTGTCGGAGCCGATGTTGCCCACGATGGCCTCGCCGGAGTTGACCCCGATGGCGAGGCGAAGCTCGACCCCATGAGTCGTCTTCCAGACCTGGTTCGCGCTCTCGAGGAAACGCTGCATGTCCTCGGCCGCCGCGAGCGCGCGGCGCGCGTGGTCTGGTTGTGAGACCGGCGCGCCCCACACCGCCATGATGCAGTCGCCGATGAACTTGTCCACCGTGCCGTGATGGCGAAAGACGACCTCGCTGAGCATCGAGAAGAGCTCATTCAGCAGCGTCACGACCTCTTCTGCCGGGCGGCTCTCCGCCAGCGGCGTGAACGCCACGACGTCGGCAAAGAGCACGGAGATCTCCGTGCGCTTTCCGCCAAGCGCGAGCGGGTGATCACCCCGCACGATGGCCTCGACCAGCTCCTTGCTCATGAAGCGGCTGAGATCTCCGCGCAGCTTCGCCTCCTTCTCGATCTCGGCCTCACTCGTCTGGAGGTCCTTGGCCATCTGCCCGACGCTCACCGCCAGATCGCCGAGCTCGTCGTTGCGCGCTCGCTCGAGCTTCACCTCACCCCAGCGACGGTTGCCGATCAGCGCGGCCTGTTTTGCGATGGCGAGCACCGGACGTGTGACACCCTCGCCCGCGGCAAACCCCACGATCAGCGCCCCCAGGAGCGCGAACCCGAGCACCCAGCTGCTCTGCCGCTGCATGTCGATGACGGTCGCGTAGGCCACACTCTCCGGCCGCCAGAGCGCAACCGCCCAGCCCAGCTCCTCGACGCTCTCGATGCCACCCACCTGGGCCGCGCCGCCTTCTTTGAAACCGCTCACGACCGCGACGCGACTGCTCCAGCTCGCACCGCGGGGGATGACCTCCCAGATGGGCAGGTTCGCGACGTCCGAGCCGGACGTGATCGCCGCATCACCATGCGCCGCGACGGCGCGCCGGGCGCCGTCTGCCACCAAGAACTTCGTGCCGCCGCCGCCGAAGCGGGTGTCCGCCAGCTCTTTGAGCTGATCGCCGAGCACACCGAGGTCGGCACGAACGGTGACGTAGCCGCTGGCTCCGTGGGCATCGACCTTGGTGACAGGGACCACGACCGCGCCGGTTCCGGGCCCGGTCATCACGAACGACACACCCCGTTCGTCCGCCTGACTCCGCATCTCGGCGGTCGAGTGCGGCGCGTCGACCGACTCACTTCCCTGCTTCTTGATCAACAGATCCGTCTTTGCGCTGGGCACCTCGAAGCGGACGGAGTCGATCGCAGTGCGCGTCGCCACGACGGACCGCACGGCGGCTTCCGTCGCTGCGCCCGCGTCGGGCCGCGCTGCGGCCAGGGTCAATGCGTTGGCAACTGCGCGGGCGTCCGCTTCGACGGCGCGAACGCGAGCCAGCACCGACTGCGAGAGCTCCGCCAGGACCGATGCCTGCAGGTGCCGCTCGCTGGTCTCGACGGCACCGCGATTGATGCCGGTGAGGCGCTGGGCAACCACGCCCGCCGGCAGCGCCGCGATGGCCACCAGGAGCACCGCTGCTTTCAGCCGGATCGAGAGCCGGAAGCGCCGCTCACTCATCGACGGGGCCATCTTTCCAGCCCTGGGCCCCTTTTTCGGTCTTTTTGAGGATCTGGAACTCGACCCGGCGGTTCTTGGCGCGACCCTCGGTGGACTTTACGTCCGCGATCGGGCGACGCGCACCGAACCCGCGCGCTTCGATGCGCCGTTCGTCGACGCCGTGGGCGACGAGCCAGCGCAACACCGCGATGGCGCGACGACGCGAGAGAGCCAGGTTGGCTTTGTCTGCGCCCACGTTGTCGGTGTGCCCGTCCACGGCGATGCGGGCGATCTCCGGATGCTCCGTCAACACCCCCGCAACCTGTTCCAGCACCTTCGAGCTCTCCGCAGCGAGCACGTCACTCCCGGTGGCGAAGTTCACTTGCTCGGTGATCACGATTTGCTGACCCACGACCCGCACCGAGGTCGGGCAGCCGGTGGTCTTCGGATCCTCGGTCTTTGCACCCTTTTCGTCAGGACACGCGTCGACGGTGTCGGGTATGCCGTCGCCATCGCGATCTGCCGGGCAGCCGTGGCGCGCCGGATCGGCGCTCTTCGGTCCGGGCTCGGTCGGGCAGGCATCGATCGCGTCGGGGATCGCGTCGCCGTCCTTGTCACTCGGACACCCCGGACGCTCGGCATCCGGTTCACCGGGCACGTCGGGGCAGGCGTCGCTGGCGTCGATCACACCGTCGTGATCACGATCTTGGATGGCAGGATGCGGGGAAGTTGCCGCTGCGCCATTGGCAGCGCCATTCGAGTTTGCGGCGGTGGCCCCGGCAGCCGCACTCGGTTTTGCGCTCGCCGCGGGCAGCAGCTCGAAGCTCGCCGTCAGGCCGGCGACCACACGAAAGGCCGGCGTCCCGGCGCCCCGCGTGAGGCCCGGGCCCGCCCCCAGAAATGCGGAAACCGGCGCGATTGTGTAGCGAAC contains:
- a CDS encoding OmpA family protein, whose amino-acid sequence is MRSLRSTAAFAIAVLCSGVAGAEPEVALDRFEPAPAGDALLSTPDFDVGGANRLSLGASFLYAHEPLVLFVERNDGTSERTVLVDHQALLHLQGSFALSRSLLVEADLPTIVSQGGDRGRAGALSLGDPSGSDVGDLRVGSRLALLDQKDFVPGASFAASLWFPTATGRYAGTSSVRAGAGVVFGTNYDHFFWRANLGARQRDAASVYSGVFGSEAFSSLGIGYRYAALQLGTELLGATSMDAKAGWFGGNTTHLEALASVRYTIAPVSAFLGAGPGLTRGAGTPAFRVVAGLTASFELLPAASAKPSAAAGATAANSNGAANGAAATSPHPAIQDRDHDGVIDASDACPDVPGEPDAERPGCPSDKDGDAIPDAIDACPTEPGPKSADPARHGCPADRDGDGIPDTVDACPDEKGAKTEDPKTTGCPTSVRVVGQQIVITEQVNFATGSDVLAAESSKVLEQVAGVLTEHPEIARIAVDGHTDNVGADKANLALSRRRAIAVLRWLVAHGVDERRIEARGFGARRPIADVKSTEGRAKNRRVEFQILKKTEKGAQGWKDGPVDE
- a CDS encoding OmpA family protein, which encodes MRKLTLVAWAVAATSTWSSVGLAQAAADGSASSGGVNLATTEEHGDDNYIEAGLFAGAFFPSSSHNFEDADTEAGKRPHLKLKSVAPEIGVRVGYYPVRFVGLELEAGFMPTKDENGGKASGRALRAQAVGQMPMGSVTPFALLGFGSLGANSDSMGKDYDPAFHFGAGVKVPLTPSIGVRFDLRDNLTQKDNGADGDQTHHPEVLLGLYGTLGLSKKETPQAPPKDTDGDGFIDPGDKCPTVAGVAPDGCPPPDSDKDGFIDPQDKCPTEPGIAPDGCPDKDPDKDGILDPMDKCPNEPGVAPDGCPDNDPDKDGILDPNDKCPKEPETKNGFEDADGCPDEIPAEVKKFTGVIEGIEFDTGKATIRAKSTPKLDAALKVLLAYESLRIEISGHTDNVGTDEKNTQLSLDRANSVKKYFTDKSIADSRIETRGAGPNEPIADNKTAKGKQKNRRIEFKLLTK
- a CDS encoding adenylate/guanylate cyclase domain-containing protein, which produces MSERRFRLSIRLKAAVLLVAIAALPAGVVAQRLTGINRGAVETSERHLQASVLAELSQSVLARVRAVEADARAVANALTLAAARPDAGAATEAAVRSVVATRTAIDSVRFEVPSAKTDLLIKKQGSESVDAPHSTAEMRSQADERGVSFVMTGPGTGAVVVPVTKVDAHGASGYVTVRADLGVLGDQLKELADTRFGGGGTKFLVADGARRAVAAHGDAAITSGSDVANLPIWEVIPRGASWSSRVAVVSGFKEGGAAQVGGIESVEELGWAVALWRPESVAYATVIDMQRQSSWVLGFALLGALIVGFAAGEGVTRPVLAIAKQAALIGNRRWGEVKLERARNDELGDLAVSVGQMAKDLQTSEAEIEKEAKLRGDLSRFMSKELVEAIVRGDHPLALGGKRTEISVLFADVVAFTPLAESRPAEEVVTLLNELFSMLSEVVFRHHGTVDKFIGDCIMAVWGAPVSQPDHARRALAAAEDMQRFLESANQVWKTTHGVELRLAIGVNSGEAIVGNIGSDKRMEYTVVGDVVNVAARLEAIANPNQILVAERTVELAGDEFELKALGPHQLTGRKAATAVFELRLDVADV
- a CDS encoding FecR domain-containing protein translates to MSERRLRAVTTLSLLVAVITAAGEVRAEDATPGYPERVVHWTTKSKETCADIASALYGSAKHKALLERYNSVSCANGKPLPDGLTLVLPAKVTDLPSARLRSIYPDVKARPPGGAWQEAASGMALYKNHSVNTLDKARADILFVDRTRVVLAEHTLVIIYGTAKNTAVSKTPPMVELDSGELQAGLAALRGKPIEVATQGGRVTANSRDTAVRAKEKRATVSVFDGTAKVASAKKSVDIPTNFGTAFVKDKAPEPPRPLPPGPKWQASTASGTVLGPPGALVLTAGWDGVDKARSYRVELAKDADFKELVAREEVPSEVRAFRAERLPPAAYFLRVRVIDTDDFLGLASETRRVVLAEARVEGSQGNIKGGVIELSPYASLGLGGFDGLELSMDDSPFGKVPNRIDVLRLTPKSIALRLRGSSESSRYEVRYREPGVSAQAKLDQAGTIHVSVALSGVDGVDVAGRMAPEARVSSAGKWLRQRLRAEGAVWVAELSGASAGSEPLNVQILDSRGRVLGETPVTPPGAPAKAALPSAPRRVLGPSAALVQPSPVTNVVWWAPVPDDAASVSATGYSEAGRFGSQLATRASGSLGSFGFDGLVTTSELDGVAADSAAWLTLHWRPISNDNVSLGPALQVGLPMTALSPPSRVGLGFAAGGFADRFQWLVNLGGRAPLEYSVDRRPAPDAQGYLLGGGGYEVNEWARLYAVVDGHAVVDTVDDAVVGRGGLTLGAEFGRRVFGGVALRASPWDDAGGHVIGQLALGLRAR
- a CDS encoding FHA domain-containing protein, yielding MSGASRSGFGAAPNAPFWLVSAHRSVGLEPGRYVVGRASDAEIQIVDDPNVSRRHVRLVVSHDVVELEDLGSSNGTWLDGKLVQHPLRMPVGSKLRVGAEEFELRRLRPMRRGRQSATTSPEIQLNEVLIADASSPEAATRQETPVDMVYDQVIELLDKRRVDDARRFVDPLLGLLELGHRPMQAAALERVSVLALSFGEASGEGRYLDWTVEEHRRRGRLMSARTVDLFERALFAGTPATGALLETYFSAISELSLAGTSDEISRVKRLQDAAAARGFTVPAPGPRSR
- a CDS encoding TIGR03960 family B12-binding radical SAM protein, producing the protein MICGSSPDGERRNSVPELIDHPYAAFLQRVEKPTRYTGREHGSRRKDWSKVDARICLAFPDVYDIGMSHLGYRILYKILNDDPRTLAERCYTPWVDLQAELVARGLPLVSLESGRPLCDFDVVGFSLQFELTYTNILTMLELGGIPLRSADRGEDHPLIVAGGPVATHCEPMADFLDAVLIGDGEEAATEIALAWTTAKREGLTRRARLQRLAKLPGVYVPSLYAVAIDPDIGLEVVTGPAIDPETGAPFDVPFPIVRRMLRSLDAFPFPDDGPVGGPEAIFDRMSIEIARGCTEGCRFCQAGMIYRPVRERDPKQVIETVERALEKSGQDEVSLTALSTADVSSISPLIRDLTARTAPERISLGVASLRAYGLAEEVLDDMRQVRASGLTFAPEAGTQRMRDVINKNVTEAQLLETAQRVFSRGFDKMKLYFICGLPTETEEDVLGIIEVGKNALAVGKRTGARPKVTVSVSVHVPKPHTPFQWCAMDTEDQIAEKQRLLRDAAREVRGLKLRMHEAGSSFLEAVIARGDRRLGAVIEHAYRAGARFDSWEGRVQLDHWRAAFTAHEVDLARYLGTLPVTARLPWDHIDVGLEDGFLAREYRKSLHSRLSPPCGKAKGMFVHHANLKDADADARRLVCYDCGIACDLSAMRDERLGFLRELGALEPEQRTRLPLVSNAERRKNQPETYRPVRPGNPPARWRLSFAKTGAAALLGHLDLMREMPRVIRRAGVKTAYTAGFHPKPDVSFGPALSLGVASLDEYVDVKLIDAPAPAELLAQLNEAAAGGLFFTGAVQLGPNDPGVCKILDGARYVVGLAEDAVQAIGGRPEVEERVRTFLAQTEHRVRREIEGVGKMVDVRAFVESLEVDGDGARAALARAGIVGRTLALEVRVVFSQSGAAKVSEVVQAVLGDAQFPFVAVRVTLTGGGRSPLDLAPHRKPPRTEAPLTVPFEAE
- a CDS encoding protein kinase, encoding MTDDEKKPAGPPGFQPVTPARRLQQEAETMLSNPADSLPPPATAVGTTLAGKYRLTRLLGQGGMGSVWAAEQVDLGVQVAVKLMHPHVAAQAEYVERFRREARAALILSHPNIVRLIDFGQHEQTFFLVMELINGQALDEWLAHCAELPALSLLVPICVDILDGLDAAHRHGIVHRDLKPENVILSRDAQDRQVAKVVDFGLAHVEDPTKDQPTLTRKDMVAGTPAYMSPEQSRSLAVGPSTDLYAFGCLLTELLQGRPPFEAPSAIETISQHLFMPPPPLDRPPQAEPVPPLLERLRLELLSKHPHQRPADALTTRARLLEAVDPDASAVRLPSRKEEMPGGARAERVPAWNSAATAEISGAATSPAGRVSIVARAGSLLADPGLATGLAAQGLSVSHARVIEPTNADVIVYDGASTDEAIAALSAMVGTTPVLIVLQVLDTSAMRRLIEAGAADVLAAPVAPDVLARKLKRILRKR